From the Nocardiopsis changdeensis genome, one window contains:
- a CDS encoding PQQ-like beta-propeller repeat protein: MVEDPTVGRDTEDTSPRGPLGWCGAGLCLGGAALAFAPEVPWWAALSAAGTGLLMVAAGRRRMRARPRRRSLPPAAAGLVLALVAGFGVRALTLSLMVDHTVAATVPGTAPPVPARAAEVAWSWTPPGDGAVVDVLPGTLGPVVVLDDGVVALDGATGGELWRYRLRGADARASVHGGGTRVHVAHGDPDDPGRTGALAWVELDTARGATVEAFTTPPPPDGADARVLAAGPGTLVYSWQEGDGPPRISARDTSGFREEWSFTVPERPGRVCGPRREWDADNTLRTPDVFLVAYACAPRDSPSVASPTGPADTPATHLTGVVTALDPRNGGERWTRELPGLGDFPALRTGGPAADPEARPAVVAGPLAGGSAPAALDPRDGSHAVRITGESWTDGRSVLVGADTSGAVVAETAADRVLFHRVDPAGEIVETAALPGDEVSEHGPGPAVGLPGAVAVPSGGGRAGAGEGSGAPALWSVPFDGDPRLLVLDPPGGARPEPPGPDAGDHRAVAVPGALVTVVRGADTVRLYGLVA; encoded by the coding sequence GTGGTCGAGGACCCGACGGTCGGCCGGGACACCGAGGACACCTCCCCGCGCGGCCCGCTGGGCTGGTGCGGCGCCGGGCTGTGCCTGGGCGGGGCGGCGCTGGCGTTCGCCCCCGAGGTCCCCTGGTGGGCCGCGCTCTCCGCGGCGGGGACGGGACTGCTGATGGTGGCGGCCGGGCGGCGCCGGATGCGGGCGCGCCCGCGGCGGCGCTCCCTGCCCCCGGCCGCGGCCGGGCTGGTGCTGGCCCTGGTCGCCGGGTTCGGGGTGCGCGCCCTGACCCTGTCCCTGATGGTCGACCACACCGTCGCCGCCACCGTCCCCGGGACCGCCCCGCCGGTCCCCGCGCGGGCGGCGGAGGTCGCCTGGTCCTGGACGCCGCCCGGGGACGGAGCCGTGGTGGACGTGCTGCCCGGCACCCTGGGCCCGGTCGTCGTCCTGGACGACGGGGTGGTCGCCCTGGACGGGGCCACCGGCGGGGAGCTGTGGCGCTACCGGCTGCGCGGCGCCGACGCCCGCGCCTCCGTCCACGGCGGCGGCACCCGCGTGCACGTCGCCCACGGCGACCCCGACGACCCCGGGCGCACCGGCGCCCTGGCCTGGGTGGAGCTGGACACCGCCCGCGGAGCCACGGTGGAGGCGTTCACCACCCCGCCCCCGCCGGACGGCGCGGACGCGCGGGTCCTGGCCGCCGGCCCCGGCACCCTGGTGTACTCCTGGCAGGAGGGGGACGGACCGCCGCGGATCAGCGCCCGCGACACCTCCGGCTTCCGGGAGGAGTGGTCGTTCACCGTCCCGGAGCGGCCCGGCCGCGTCTGCGGGCCCCGGCGGGAGTGGGACGCCGACAACACCCTGCGCACCCCCGACGTGTTCCTGGTCGCCTACGCCTGCGCCCCCCGCGATTCGCCGTCCGTCGCCTCCCCGACCGGGCCCGCCGACACCCCCGCAACGCACCTGACCGGAGTGGTCACCGCCCTGGACCCGCGGAACGGCGGGGAGCGCTGGACCCGCGAGCTGCCCGGGCTGGGGGACTTCCCCGCGCTGCGCACCGGAGGCCCGGCCGCGGACCCCGAGGCGCGCCCCGCGGTGGTGGCCGGCCCCCTCGCGGGCGGGAGCGCCCCGGCGGCCCTGGACCCGCGCGACGGGTCGCACGCGGTGCGGATCACCGGCGAGTCCTGGACCGACGGCCGGTCCGTGCTGGTGGGCGCCGACACCTCCGGCGCGGTCGTCGCGGAGACGGCCGCCGACCGTGTGCTGTTCCACAGGGTCGACCCGGCCGGGGAGATCGTCGAGACCGCCGCCCTGCCCGGCGACGAGGTGTCCGAGCACGGTCCGGGCCCGGCCGTGGGGCTGCCCGGCGCGGTCGCGGTGCCCTCCGGCGGGGGCCGGGCCGGCGCGGGAGAGGGGAGCGGCGCCCCGGCGCTGTGGTCGGTCCCCTTCGACGGCGATCCCCGGCTCCTGGTCCTGGACCCGCCCGGCGGGGCCCGGCCGGAGCCGCCGGGCCCGGACGCGGGCGACCACCGGGCGGTGGCCGTCCCCGGCGCGCTGGTCACCGTGGTCCGGGGCGCCGACACGGTCCGGCTGTACGGACTGGTGGCCTGA
- a CDS encoding MBL fold metallo-hydrolase, whose product MAGNTATGPAAAALTEVAEGVHAWVQPDGTWWVNNAGAVVGRDGVLVVDTCATHERTRRFLAALDAATGGAPVRWAVNTHQHGDHAYGNSLLPDTAALIGQAAMREALLHDPIFEDCPPVWEPRPDWGPVARRLPSITLDRELTVHVGGRRVELRHPGYTAHTPGDVVAWLPEEEVLFTGDLIFHGLTPLVFMGSVQGALRSLAWLRSFEPAHVVPGHGPVFGAADLDAVLAAHERYYRFVLAAAREGAAAGLSPLENARAVDLGEFAGWGDAERIVLNLHRARADLAGEPMDLRAALDDAVAWNGGPLPTTL is encoded by the coding sequence ATGGCAGGGAACACCGCGACCGGGCCCGCGGCGGCCGCGCTCACGGAGGTCGCCGAGGGGGTGCACGCCTGGGTCCAGCCCGACGGCACCTGGTGGGTCAACAACGCCGGGGCGGTCGTCGGCCGGGACGGGGTGCTGGTCGTGGACACCTGCGCCACGCACGAGCGCACGCGCCGGTTCCTGGCCGCCCTGGACGCGGCCACCGGGGGCGCGCCCGTGCGCTGGGCGGTCAACACCCACCAGCACGGCGACCACGCCTACGGCAACTCACTGCTGCCCGACACCGCCGCGCTCATCGGCCAGGCCGCCATGCGCGAGGCGCTGCTGCACGACCCGATCTTCGAGGACTGCCCGCCCGTCTGGGAGCCGCGCCCCGACTGGGGCCCGGTCGCCCGCCGGCTCCCCTCCATCACCCTGGACCGGGAGCTGACCGTGCACGTGGGCGGGCGCCGGGTGGAGCTGCGCCACCCCGGGTACACCGCGCACACCCCCGGCGACGTGGTGGCCTGGCTGCCCGAGGAGGAGGTGCTGTTCACCGGTGACCTGATCTTCCACGGGCTGACCCCGCTGGTGTTCATGGGCTCGGTGCAGGGGGCGCTGCGGTCGCTGGCGTGGCTGCGCTCCTTCGAGCCCGCGCACGTGGTGCCCGGCCACGGGCCGGTGTTCGGCGCCGCCGACCTTGACGCGGTGCTGGCCGCCCACGAGCGGTACTACCGGTTCGTGCTGGCCGCGGCCAGGGAGGGGGCCGCCGCCGGGCTGAGCCCGCTGGAGAACGCGCGCGCCGTGGACCTGGGCGAGTTCGCCGGCTGGGGCGACGCCGAGCGCATCGTGCTCAACCTGCACCGCGCCCGGGCGGACCTGGCCGGGGAGCCGATGGACCTGCGCGCCGCGCTGGACGACGCCGTCGCCTGGAACGGCGGCCCGCTGCCCACCACTCTGTAG